A stretch of Oryza brachyantha chromosome 4, ObraRS2, whole genome shotgun sequence DNA encodes these proteins:
- the LOC102715568 gene encoding glutathione S-transferase TCHQD, with protein sequence MQLYHHPYSLDSQKVRMALEEKGIDYTSYHLNPLTGKNMNVAFFRMNPSAKLPVFQNGAHVIYRAFDIIQYIDRLAVHLSGEIVPVNTEVYQWMQKVDSWNPKMFTLTHTPIKYRTFVSKFIRRVLIARMAESPDLASMYHVKLREAYETEDRLKDPDIMKQSEEELSELLDDVEAQLNNGKYLAGDEFSPADSMFIPILARITLLDLDEEYINCRPRLLEYYALVKQRPSYKVVVGKFFSGWKKYRTLFKTSFFLCVRTLFRKY encoded by the exons ATGCAGCTATATCACCACCCGTATTCGCTGGACAGTCAGAAAGTGCGGATGGCACTGGAAGAGAAGGGTATTGACTACACCTCATATCATCTCAATCCGCTGACCGGCAAAAACATGAATGTGGCCTTCTTCCGCATGAACCCTTCTGCGAAACTCCCCGTCTTCCAGAACGGCGCACATGTCATTTATCGAGCTTTCGATATAATTCA GTACATTGACAGGCTTGCAGTGCATTTAAGCGGTGAGATTGTCCCTGTGAACACTGAAGTTTACCAGTGGATGCAGAAAGTTGATAGTTGGAACCCGAAGATGTTCACACTCACTCACACCCCGATCAAGTACCGCACATTTGTCTCCAAGTTCATACGGCGAGTGCTGATTGCTCGCATGGCTGAATCCCCAGATTTAGCCAGCATGTACCATGTTAAGCTCCGTGAGGCTTATGAGACTGAAGACAGATTGAAGGATCCTgacattatgaaacaaagtGAGGAGGAGTTGAGCGAACTCCTCGATGATGTTGAAGCACAGCTCAACAATGGCAAATATCTCGCTGGCGATGAATTCTCACCTGCGGATTCGATGTTCATTCCTATTCTTGCACGCATCACTCTATTGGACCTTGATGAGGAATACATCAACTGCAGACCAAGGTTACTTGAATACTATGCATTGGTGAAGCAGAGGCCCAGTTACAAGGTTGTAGTTGGCAAGTTCTTCAGTGGGTGGAAGAAGTATCGAACTCTTTTCAAGACCTCATTCTTCCTTTGCGTCAGAACCTTGTTCAGAAAATACTAG